One segment of Curtobacterium poinsettiae DNA contains the following:
- a CDS encoding MFS transporter has protein sequence MGSDPSSTHPRPHRRLRESDVTVVDKSMMRRAVSGMVVGNTMEWYDVGVYGYLAVTMGKVFLPTAEPAVQILFSLGVFAATYIARPLGGIVFGRLGDRIGRQKVLATTLIMMAASTFLIGALPAYATIGVFAPVVLVVLKLAQGFSTGGEYAGATTFVTEYAPDRRRGFFASILDFGSYLGFALGATVVSVLQITLGDEAMTAYGWRFPFLAAGVIGVVAIWFRLRIEESPVFQATQAAQEAATESRASFDGERPANVVAMVRQHWRPIVIAIMLVAASNTVGYALTSYMPTYLTDSLGYSAVDGTLLTIPVLLLLAVMLPLTGKLSDRLGRRVVMWIGAATTVVLVVPAFMLIGHGAQWSTLAGLGLLALMTALWVSNQAASLPALFPTSTRYGGMGFAYNIAIAVFGGTTPLIVQALLTATGDELAPAYFLMAMSVVGAIGVFCMKESSQRPLPGSMPSVETEDEAKELVLTQDTNPHLDLGDLPFAAQDAAAAAAREAAAREPSPVR, from the coding sequence ATGGGTTCCGACCCCAGCAGTACCCACCCCCGACCGCACCGGCGGCTGCGCGAGAGCGACGTCACCGTGGTCGACAAGAGCATGATGCGACGAGCCGTCAGCGGCATGGTCGTCGGCAACACCATGGAGTGGTACGACGTCGGTGTGTACGGCTACCTGGCCGTCACGATGGGGAAGGTCTTCCTGCCGACGGCCGAACCCGCGGTGCAGATCCTGTTCAGCCTCGGGGTCTTCGCGGCGACGTACATCGCGCGGCCGCTCGGTGGCATCGTCTTCGGTCGGCTCGGTGACCGGATCGGGCGCCAGAAGGTGCTCGCGACGACGCTGATCATGATGGCGGCGTCGACGTTCCTCATCGGCGCGCTCCCCGCGTACGCGACGATCGGCGTGTTCGCCCCCGTCGTGCTGGTCGTGCTGAAGCTGGCGCAGGGCTTCTCGACCGGTGGTGAGTACGCCGGGGCCACGACCTTCGTCACCGAGTACGCCCCGGACCGCCGCCGCGGGTTCTTCGCGAGCATCCTGGACTTCGGCAGCTACCTGGGCTTCGCGCTCGGTGCCACGGTCGTCTCGGTGCTGCAGATCACCCTGGGTGACGAGGCGATGACCGCCTACGGGTGGCGGTTCCCCTTCCTCGCCGCCGGTGTGATCGGTGTCGTGGCGATCTGGTTCCGCCTGCGGATCGAGGAGTCGCCGGTGTTCCAGGCGACCCAGGCCGCGCAGGAGGCAGCAACCGAGTCCCGTGCGTCCTTCGACGGTGAGCGTCCGGCCAACGTCGTCGCGATGGTGCGTCAGCACTGGCGTCCGATCGTCATCGCGATCATGCTCGTCGCCGCGTCGAACACCGTGGGCTACGCCCTGACCTCGTACATGCCGACGTACCTGACCGACTCGCTCGGGTACTCCGCCGTCGACGGCACGCTGCTGACGATCCCGGTGCTCCTGCTGCTCGCGGTGATGCTGCCGTTGACCGGCAAGCTCTCCGACCGCCTCGGCCGCCGCGTGGTGATGTGGATCGGTGCCGCCACCACCGTCGTGCTCGTCGTGCCGGCGTTCATGCTCATCGGGCACGGGGCGCAGTGGTCGACGCTCGCCGGCCTCGGGCTGCTCGCGCTGATGACCGCACTGTGGGTGTCGAACCAGGCTGCCTCGCTGCCGGCGCTGTTCCCGACCTCGACGCGGTACGGCGGCATGGGCTTCGCCTACAACATCGCGATCGCGGTGTTCGGCGGGACCACGCCCCTGATCGTGCAGGCGCTGCTCACCGCGACGGGTGACGAGCTCGCGCCGGCGTACTTCCTGATGGCGATGAGCGTCGTCGGTGCGATCGGTGTCTTCTGCATGAAGGAGTCCTCGCAGCGCCCGCTGCCCGGGTCGATGCCGTCGGTGGAGACCGAGGACGAGGCGAAGGAGCTCGTGCTCACGCAGGACACGAATCCGCACCTGGACCTCGGTGACCTGCCGTTCGCAGCGCAGGACGCAGCGGCTGCTGCGGCGCGCGAGGCTGCTGCGCGGGAGCCGTCGCCGGTGCGGTGA
- a CDS encoding DinB family protein, with the protein MAIEPETKNWTWVIESACPECGYDGSAVTVRDVPGIIDENTAAWPEVLRRDDVRDRPDDHTWSPLEYGAHVRDVHRKMAERLELMLTEDAPTFPNWDQDATAVEARYGEQDPAVVARELRESADRAARAFAAVPDAVLERTGLRSDGSAFTVATLATYYAHDPVHHLWDVRRTL; encoded by the coding sequence ATGGCGATCGAACCGGAGACGAAGAACTGGACGTGGGTCATCGAGTCCGCGTGTCCCGAGTGCGGCTACGACGGCAGCGCGGTGACCGTCCGCGACGTGCCGGGCATCATCGACGAGAACACCGCCGCGTGGCCGGAGGTCCTGCGGCGCGACGACGTCCGTGACCGTCCGGACGACCACACGTGGTCGCCACTCGAGTACGGCGCCCACGTGCGGGACGTGCACCGGAAGATGGCCGAGCGCCTCGAGCTCATGCTCACCGAGGACGCCCCGACGTTCCCGAACTGGGACCAGGACGCCACCGCCGTCGAGGCCCGCTACGGCGAGCAGGACCCCGCGGTCGTCGCCCGGGAGCTGCGGGAGTCGGCCGACCGCGCGGCCCGGGCCTTCGCGGCGGTGCCCGACGCAGTGCTCGAGCGCACCGGGCTCCGGTCCGACGGCAGCGCCTTCACCGTCGCGACGCTCGCCACCTACTACGCGCACGACCCGGTGCACCACCTGTGGGACGTGCGGCGCACGCTCTAG
- a CDS encoding sugar-binding transcriptional regulator: MSAETPTPDGARTRFPLDTVYQAARMYYLEDATQVEIASRLGVSRPTVSRLVAEARRAGLVRIEVVDPFQDETVALAERLQVVLGLRAVHLAAVTHAATLGADLAAPLAAAVEGMGLVPGDAVLMSSGRTVYDVARSGMPTMPGVQLVPTVGGQADPMPWFQTNEITRTAAEHSGAIPAFLFAQALPSPVMRSTLDEDPAFQHVVGLWSRAKGAILGIGAPTHTRDALARGIPVEDVAFDRAAGDVCLNFYAADGSPIEFPGSDRMVRTSRAVLSTVPHAVGVAVGSAKVTSIVAAVRGGLVNELVTDAATARAVLDALA, encoded by the coding sequence ATGTCGGCCGAGACCCCCACCCCGGACGGAGCCCGCACCCGGTTCCCGCTGGACACCGTCTACCAGGCGGCGCGGATGTACTATCTCGAGGACGCCACGCAGGTCGAGATCGCCTCCCGCCTCGGGGTCTCGCGCCCGACCGTCTCGCGGCTCGTGGCCGAGGCCCGCAGGGCCGGACTCGTCCGCATCGAGGTCGTCGACCCGTTCCAGGACGAGACCGTGGCGCTCGCCGAACGGCTGCAGGTCGTGCTCGGGCTCCGCGCGGTGCACCTCGCCGCCGTCACCCACGCGGCCACGCTCGGCGCCGACCTGGCGGCACCGCTGGCCGCCGCGGTCGAGGGCATGGGGCTCGTCCCCGGCGACGCCGTCCTGATGTCGTCCGGCCGCACCGTGTACGACGTCGCGCGGTCCGGCATGCCGACCATGCCCGGGGTGCAGCTCGTCCCGACCGTGGGCGGGCAGGCCGACCCGATGCCGTGGTTCCAGACGAACGAGATCACCCGGACGGCCGCGGAGCACTCCGGCGCGATCCCGGCGTTCCTGTTCGCCCAGGCACTGCCGTCCCCGGTGATGCGTTCCACCCTCGACGAGGACCCGGCGTTCCAGCACGTCGTCGGGCTCTGGAGCCGGGCGAAGGGCGCGATCCTCGGCATCGGGGCGCCGACCCACACACGGGACGCCCTGGCCCGGGGCATCCCGGTCGAGGACGTCGCGTTCGACCGTGCCGCCGGCGACGTCTGCCTGAACTTCTACGCCGCGGACGGCTCGCCGATCGAGTTCCCCGGCAGCGACCGGATGGTGCGGACCTCGCGCGCGGTCCTGTCGACCGTGCCGCATGCGGTCGGGGTCGCCGTGGGCAGCGCCAAGGTGACGAGCATCGTCGCCGCGGTACGGGGCGGACTGGTCAACGAGCTGGTGACGGACGCCGCGACGGCGCGCGCCGTGCTCGACGCCCTCGCCTGA
- a CDS encoding ribose-5-phosphate isomerase translates to MTYRLVIGSDDAGFDYKEIIKADLLADDRVSDVRDVGVDADGHTAYPHVAVDAARLVAEGEADRAILICGTGLGVAISANKVPGIRAVTAHDSYSVERSVLSNDAQVLCMGQRVVGIELARRLAKEWLGYTFDTSSASAEKVDAICAYDGSAPAGVDAQA, encoded by the coding sequence ATGACGTACCGTCTCGTGATCGGGTCCGACGACGCCGGGTTCGACTACAAGGAGATCATCAAGGCCGACCTGCTCGCCGACGACCGGGTGTCCGACGTGCGGGACGTCGGCGTCGACGCGGACGGCCACACCGCGTACCCGCACGTGGCGGTCGACGCCGCACGGCTGGTGGCGGAGGGCGAGGCCGACCGGGCGATCCTGATCTGCGGCACCGGGCTGGGCGTGGCGATCAGCGCCAACAAGGTGCCGGGCATCCGCGCCGTCACCGCGCACGACTCCTACAGCGTGGAGCGCTCGGTCCTGTCGAACGACGCCCAGGTCCTCTGCATGGGGCAGCGGGTCGTCGGCATCGAGCTCGCGCGTCGCCTGGCGAAGGAGTGGCTCGGCTACACCTTCGACACCTCCAGCGCGAGCGCCGAGAAGGTCGACGCGATCTGCGCGTACGACGGCAGCGCTCCCGCGGGCGTGGACGCCCAGGCGTAG
- a CDS encoding LolA family protein, translating to MKKSAWLPAVIAPVVVAGAVAAPVIANAANDPIAGTNPSAAAVIASIAKSSDAQYSGKLSQTSALGLPELPTGSGGSSLEGDASDVLGLLTASHTARVYVDGPDKQRVQLTQQLAEQDVVRNGSDVWTWDSKGRTATHVTLPSDTAKDPRDGTTTPADIAEQAIDAITPTTTVSNPTEVSVAGHDAWQITLTPKSSDTLVGAVRLAVDQQTGLPLRASVEAAGADDPAVQVGFTSLDYGAPAARLFDFSPPSNAKVTEKDLSGAGSHTKGEHGDHRGTPSGDEPTFTGTGWSTITELPAGTVDRSGLEGEASGLLDQLTKPVDGGRAVQTSLVSVYLTDDGRVLAGAVPVASLVDAAK from the coding sequence ATGAAGAAGTCAGCCTGGCTACCAGCCGTCATCGCTCCGGTCGTCGTGGCCGGCGCCGTTGCCGCCCCGGTGATCGCGAACGCCGCGAACGACCCGATCGCGGGGACGAACCCCAGCGCGGCGGCCGTCATCGCCAGCATCGCGAAGTCGTCGGACGCCCAGTACTCGGGCAAGCTCTCGCAGACGAGCGCGCTCGGTCTCCCCGAACTGCCCACCGGTTCCGGCGGCTCCTCGCTCGAGGGCGACGCCTCCGACGTGCTCGGGCTGCTCACCGCATCGCACACCGCCCGTGTCTACGTCGACGGCCCCGACAAGCAGCGCGTCCAGCTGACGCAGCAGCTCGCCGAGCAGGACGTCGTCCGCAACGGCTCGGACGTCTGGACCTGGGACTCGAAGGGGCGCACGGCCACGCACGTGACCCTGCCGAGCGACACCGCGAAGGACCCGCGGGACGGCACGACCACCCCGGCCGACATCGCGGAGCAGGCCATCGACGCGATCACCCCGACCACCACCGTGTCGAATCCGACCGAGGTCAGCGTCGCCGGACACGACGCGTGGCAGATCACCCTGACGCCGAAGTCGTCCGACACCCTCGTCGGAGCCGTCCGGCTGGCCGTCGACCAGCAGACCGGACTCCCGCTCCGCGCGAGCGTCGAGGCCGCGGGCGCGGACGACCCCGCGGTGCAGGTCGGTTTCACGAGCCTCGACTACGGCGCCCCGGCGGCCCGGCTCTTCGACTTCTCCCCGCCGTCGAACGCGAAGGTGACCGAGAAGGACCTGTCCGGGGCCGGATCCCACACGAAGGGTGAGCACGGCGACCACCGTGGCACCCCGAGCGGTGACGAGCCGACCTTCACCGGCACGGGCTGGAGCACCATCACCGAGCTCCCCGCCGGCACGGTCGACCGGTCCGGGCTCGAGGGCGAGGCCTCCGGTCTGCTCGACCAGCTGACGAAGCCCGTCGACGGCGGCCGTGCCGTGCAGACGTCGCTCGTCTCGGTCTACCTGACCGACGACGGCCGCGTGCTCGCGGGCGCCGTGCCGGTCGCTTCCCTGGTCGACGCCGCGAAGTGA
- a CDS encoding ABC transporter ATP-binding protein, with the protein MAIRTTGLQKVFRKQRAVDGIDLAVPRGAVFGFLGPNGSGKTTTIRMLLGLSSASGGTIELLGEPMPKALHDVLPRVGALVEGPAFYPYLSGRANLQRFDAADPTSDPRTRKARVAGALDRVGLTHAADKKAHSYSLGMKQRLGLANALRSPRDLLVLDEPTNGLDPQGTREVRSLIRSLADDGSTVFVSSHLLAEIEQVCTHAAVMRTGKIVAQGPLDELRAAGARTVTVRTPDIGQAGTVLTRLGLTPRHDGGADVLVADLPNELLPETITAELVRADVRVRGLTVGGGTLEDLFVALTGEGFDVAA; encoded by the coding sequence CTGGCGATCCGCACCACGGGCCTCCAGAAGGTGTTCCGCAAGCAGCGTGCGGTCGACGGGATCGACCTGGCGGTGCCGCGCGGCGCGGTGTTCGGGTTCCTCGGGCCGAACGGTTCCGGCAAGACCACCACGATCCGGATGCTGCTCGGGCTGTCGAGCGCGAGCGGCGGAACGATCGAGCTGCTCGGCGAACCGATGCCGAAGGCGCTGCACGACGTCCTGCCCCGCGTCGGCGCGCTCGTCGAGGGACCGGCCTTCTACCCGTACCTCTCCGGACGGGCCAACCTGCAGCGCTTCGACGCCGCCGACCCCACGTCGGACCCGCGCACCCGCAAGGCCCGCGTCGCCGGTGCCCTCGACCGCGTCGGGCTGACCCACGCGGCGGACAAGAAGGCGCACTCGTACTCCCTCGGCATGAAGCAGCGGCTCGGTCTCGCGAACGCCCTGCGGTCACCGCGCGACCTGCTGGTGCTCGACGAGCCGACGAACGGCCTCGACCCGCAGGGCACGCGCGAGGTCCGCAGCCTCATCCGTTCCCTGGCCGACGACGGCAGCACGGTGTTCGTGTCGAGCCACCTGCTGGCCGAGATCGAACAGGTCTGCACGCACGCAGCCGTCATGCGGACGGGCAAGATCGTCGCGCAGGGCCCCCTCGACGAGCTGCGCGCAGCCGGGGCCCGGACCGTGACCGTACGGACGCCCGACATCGGACAGGCCGGTACCGTCCTCACCCGGCTCGGGCTCACCCCGCGGCACGACGGCGGGGCCGACGTGCTGGTGGCCGATCTGCCGAACGAGCTGCTGCCGGAGACGATCACCGCGGAACTCGTGCGCGCCGATGTCCGGGTCCGCGGCCTGACGGTGGGCGGCGGCACCCTCGAGGACCTGTTCGTCGCACTCACCGGAGAGGGATTCGATGTCGCAGCCTGA
- a CDS encoding ABC transporter permease, with translation MSQPDAAVRALPVRRRQRPFALLGSELALVFRRRRTWAMLGALALVPVLIAVAVKLTTDGDDGGPAFLGDITNNGLFVAFTALTVSIPLFLPLTVGVVAGDTVAGEASHGTIRYLLVAPTGRVRFILVKFAGAVAFCLAATLLVVLVGAAIGAVLFPIGPVTLLSGTQVGGWSYAGRALLLALYVAMSMLGLVAIGMFTSTLTNVPVGAMAATVVLAGASQVLDQLPQLDWLHPFLFSHQWLGFGDLLRDPISFDSFGSNALLQLGYVVVFGALAYSRFASKDILS, from the coding sequence ATGTCGCAGCCTGACGCGGCCGTGCGCGCTCTGCCCGTCCGCCGCCGGCAGCGCCCGTTCGCACTGCTCGGTTCCGAACTCGCGCTGGTGTTCCGGCGTCGCCGCACCTGGGCGATGCTCGGGGCACTCGCGCTCGTGCCGGTCCTGATCGCGGTCGCCGTGAAGCTCACGACCGACGGTGACGACGGCGGGCCGGCGTTCCTCGGCGACATCACCAACAACGGCCTGTTCGTGGCGTTCACCGCACTGACGGTGTCGATCCCACTGTTCCTGCCGCTGACCGTCGGCGTGGTCGCCGGGGACACCGTCGCGGGCGAGGCCAGCCACGGCACGATCCGTTACCTGCTCGTCGCACCGACGGGCCGCGTGCGGTTCATCCTGGTGAAGTTCGCCGGTGCCGTCGCGTTCTGCCTGGCCGCCACGCTGCTGGTGGTGCTGGTCGGTGCGGCGATCGGCGCCGTGCTGTTCCCGATCGGTCCCGTCACGCTGCTCTCCGGCACCCAGGTGGGCGGCTGGTCGTACGCCGGCCGCGCCCTGCTGCTCGCGCTGTACGTCGCGATGTCGATGCTCGGGCTCGTGGCGATCGGCATGTTCACGTCGACGCTGACGAACGTGCCGGTCGGGGCGATGGCCGCGACGGTCGTGCTCGCCGGGGCGTCGCAGGTGCTCGACCAGCTCCCTCAGCTCGACTGGCTGCACCCGTTCCTGTTCTCGCACCAGTGGCTCGGCTTCGGCGACCTGCTGCGCGACCCGATCTCGTTCGACTCGTTCGGGTCGAACGCGCTGCTGCAGCTCGGGTACGTGGTGGTGTTCGGGGCGCTGGCGTACAGCCGGTTCGCCTCGAAGGACATCCTGAGCTGA
- a CDS encoding NADP-dependent oxidoreductase, with protein sequence MRVGSAVQYDRYGDFDVVELVPQQKPEAGPGEIVVEIVAAGLNHIERFLREGKLRDHVDLEFPAHQGVDFAGIVRARGDGVKDLRIGDEVMGHAPTGGAHATWIAVPRGAVIKKPEHVGWEVAGGLYLAGCTAVSVVRSLRLGPQDTVVISAAAGGVGHIECQLAHDAGATVIALGSPRNHDYLRQIGTLPVAYGAGEEDRIRDIADGRPITAFIDNHGESNAELLAERLGVAQERFVSSEDRRDIEIRFLRAPAEDEETRELLTLLTKAVQDRRVQVLISGFYPFEYIVEAYEDLAEMKSRGKVVIGMQTVETGARLDWYRSEKARDLRDRYADARGTDTETMAGGSASPAG encoded by the coding sequence ATGCGAGTCGGCAGTGCAGTGCAGTACGACCGGTACGGCGACTTCGACGTCGTCGAGCTCGTCCCCCAGCAGAAGCCCGAGGCCGGACCGGGCGAGATCGTCGTCGAGATCGTGGCCGCGGGCCTGAACCACATCGAGCGGTTCCTGCGCGAGGGGAAGCTTCGCGACCACGTCGACCTCGAGTTCCCCGCACACCAGGGCGTCGACTTCGCCGGCATCGTGCGCGCGCGGGGCGACGGCGTCAAGGACCTCCGCATCGGCGACGAGGTGATGGGGCACGCGCCGACCGGCGGCGCCCACGCCACCTGGATCGCGGTGCCGCGCGGCGCCGTCATCAAGAAGCCGGAGCACGTCGGGTGGGAGGTCGCCGGCGGCCTGTACCTGGCCGGCTGCACCGCGGTGTCGGTCGTCCGGTCGCTCCGTCTCGGACCGCAGGACACCGTCGTGATCTCGGCCGCAGCCGGTGGCGTCGGACACATCGAGTGCCAGCTCGCGCACGACGCCGGCGCGACCGTGATCGCCCTCGGCAGCCCCCGCAACCACGACTACCTGCGACAGATCGGCACGCTGCCCGTCGCCTACGGTGCGGGCGAGGAGGACCGCATCCGCGACATCGCCGACGGCCGACCGATCACCGCGTTCATCGACAACCACGGCGAGAGCAACGCGGAGCTGCTGGCCGAACGTCTCGGCGTCGCCCAGGAGCGGTTCGTGTCGTCCGAGGACCGCCGCGACATCGAGATCCGGTTCCTCCGCGCACCCGCCGAGGACGAGGAGACCCGTGAGTTGCTCACCCTGCTGACGAAGGCCGTGCAGGACCGTCGCGTGCAGGTGCTGATCTCGGGCTTCTACCCGTTCGAGTACATCGTCGAGGCGTACGAGGACCTGGCCGAGATGAAGTCCCGCGGCAAGGTCGTGATCGGCATGCAGACGGTGGAGACCGGGGCGCGGCTCGACTGGTACCGCTCCGAGAAGGCCCGTGACCTGCGCGACCGGTACGCCGATGCGCGGGGGACCGACACGGAGACGATGGCCGGCGGATCGGCCTCGCCCGCGGGCTGA
- a CDS encoding metallophosphoesterase, with protein sequence MQPPAAGTLRILHLSDTHLTGDGALHQGAVDTTAALERLLAHVDQVPGIGLVVVSGDVSEDGSPESYATVRDRVGGWAERHGAAFVAVPGNHDLREGFRQVLANGHVLGQGATALMHTMEYLPPTVPVSGQSVVAGRRIVTVDTSVPGAGYGELSDTALEHLRTALAEGAADAPHGTVVVLHHPPLPAPTELHEALRLQNPEALADVIRGSDVRVVLAGHYHHHFAGSLAGVPVLVAPGVANDTDVVGPYDEESAVVDSGALVVDVSADGSVWSTPVRVSRGDADPRAFRLDPETVRAVIAAAGKH encoded by the coding sequence ATGCAGCCGCCAGCAGCCGGGACCCTCCGCATCCTCCACCTCTCCGACACCCACCTGACCGGCGACGGAGCCCTGCACCAGGGCGCGGTCGACACCACGGCCGCACTCGAACGGCTGCTCGCCCACGTCGACCAGGTGCCCGGCATCGGGCTGGTGGTGGTCTCGGGCGACGTCTCCGAGGACGGCAGCCCCGAGTCCTACGCGACCGTGCGGGACCGCGTCGGCGGCTGGGCGGAGCGGCACGGTGCGGCCTTCGTCGCGGTCCCCGGCAACCACGACCTGCGCGAGGGCTTCCGACAGGTCCTGGCGAACGGGCACGTCCTGGGCCAGGGCGCCACGGCGCTGATGCACACGATGGAGTACCTGCCCCCGACGGTCCCCGTCTCCGGGCAGTCGGTCGTCGCGGGTCGCCGGATCGTGACCGTCGACACGAGCGTCCCGGGAGCCGGGTACGGCGAGCTCAGCGACACCGCGCTCGAGCACCTGCGCACGGCCCTCGCCGAAGGCGCAGCCGACGCCCCGCACGGCACCGTCGTCGTCCTGCACCACCCGCCGCTGCCCGCCCCGACCGAGCTGCACGAGGCCCTCCGCCTGCAGAACCCCGAGGCGCTCGCCGATGTCATCCGTGGTTCCGACGTGCGGGTCGTCCTCGCCGGCCACTACCACCACCACTTCGCCGGGTCGCTCGCCGGCGTCCCGGTCCTCGTCGCCCCCGGTGTCGCGAACGACACCGACGTCGTCGGCCCGTACGACGAGGAATCGGCCGTCGTCGACAGCGGCGCACTCGTCGTCGACGTCTCCGCGGACGGCTCCGTCTGGTCGACACCGGTTCGCGTGTCACGGGGCGACGCCGACCCGCGGGCGTTCCGCCTCGACCCCGAGACGGTCCGCGCCGTCATCGCGGCCGCCGGCAAGCACTGA
- a CDS encoding L-rhamnose mutarotase translates to MTRVCFRLQVQVELLDAYRERHAAVWPAMLRAIAAAGRRNYSLFLDDDGLLIGYYETDSVAGADAALAASEVAAAWEAHMRDLFAGATGRADQTARVLPEVFNLEDQLAAAPD, encoded by the coding sequence GTGACCCGCGTCTGCTTCCGGCTGCAGGTGCAGGTCGAGCTGCTCGACGCCTACCGCGAGCGGCACGCCGCCGTGTGGCCGGCGATGCTCCGGGCGATCGCGGCGGCGGGGCGGCGGAACTACTCGCTGTTCCTCGACGACGACGGGCTGCTCATCGGGTACTACGAGACCGATTCGGTGGCCGGTGCGGACGCGGCACTCGCCGCATCCGAGGTGGCCGCGGCGTGGGAGGCGCACATGCGGGACCTCTTCGCCGGGGCCACCGGGCGCGCCGACCAGACGGCGCGGGTGCTGCCCGAGGTCTTCAACCTCGAGGACCAGTTGGCCGCCGCACCGGACTGA
- a CDS encoding MFS transporter — translation MAVRIGARNTTGWKATVSVAMSNYIESGSIIAIATSLSLWQAEFRIGDLEVGLLASLSANAFGAAVGAIVGGPLCDRFGRKFIYTYDLLLYMLGILLAVFAGSYGMLLVGFVLTGIAVGAGVPASWTYIAEQAPADKRAAHVGTAQLAWSIGPMVGFALAIAAAPLGLLGSRLIFAHLFVVAAIVWWLRRGLPESAIWKDERAATGTANFFHGITQLFSRRKNLTAMLFLFGVYALWNTVAGQAGIFQPRVYAATGVTSVTEQYGLQILVWGCTVAATYFGFMRYADRVSRRALYAAGAVLAIIAWAVLIYAPANLGTLLFFAVAWGISSGIGAQAFYGLWTSELFATRYRASAQGVLFLAARVMVGLLSIWFPLLLSDIGLRALGGLILGLLALSFLVGTIWAPRTQGKTLEAIEAERYGTVTTVTGTVRTADERTVHDAEQRRREQAGR, via the coding sequence ATGGCGGTCCGCATCGGAGCCCGGAACACCACGGGCTGGAAGGCCACCGTCTCGGTGGCCATGTCGAACTACATCGAGTCGGGGTCGATCATCGCGATCGCCACGAGCCTGAGCCTGTGGCAGGCGGAGTTCCGGATCGGCGACCTCGAGGTCGGCCTGCTGGCGAGCCTGTCCGCGAACGCCTTCGGTGCCGCCGTCGGCGCGATCGTCGGCGGACCGCTGTGCGACCGGTTCGGCCGGAAGTTCATCTACACGTACGACCTGCTCCTGTACATGCTCGGCATCCTGCTCGCGGTGTTCGCCGGCAGCTACGGCATGCTCCTGGTCGGCTTCGTCCTGACCGGCATCGCCGTCGGGGCGGGCGTGCCGGCGAGCTGGACCTACATCGCCGAGCAGGCCCCCGCGGACAAGCGCGCGGCCCACGTCGGCACGGCACAGCTCGCGTGGTCGATCGGGCCGATGGTCGGGTTCGCCCTGGCGATCGCCGCGGCACCCCTCGGCCTGCTCGGCAGCCGCCTCATCTTCGCCCACCTGTTCGTCGTCGCCGCGATCGTGTGGTGGCTCCGCCGCGGGCTGCCCGAGTCGGCGATCTGGAAGGACGAGCGCGCGGCCACCGGCACGGCGAACTTCTTCCACGGGATCACGCAGCTGTTCAGCCGCCGGAAGAACCTGACCGCGATGCTGTTCCTGTTCGGCGTCTACGCGCTCTGGAACACCGTCGCCGGGCAGGCCGGCATCTTCCAGCCCCGGGTCTACGCGGCGACCGGGGTCACGAGCGTCACCGAGCAGTACGGACTGCAGATCCTGGTCTGGGGCTGCACCGTGGCCGCGACGTACTTCGGCTTCATGCGGTACGCCGACCGGGTCAGCCGCCGAGCGCTCTACGCCGCCGGGGCCGTGCTGGCGATCATCGCGTGGGCCGTGCTCATCTACGCGCCCGCCAACCTCGGCACCCTGCTGTTCTTCGCCGTGGCGTGGGGCATCTCGTCGGGCATCGGCGCGCAGGCGTTCTACGGCCTGTGGACGAGCGAGCTCTTCGCCACCCGGTACCGCGCCAGCGCCCAGGGCGTGCTGTTCCTGGCCGCCCGCGTCATGGTCGGCCTGCTGAGCATCTGGTTCCCGCTGCTGCTGTCGGACATCGGGCTGCGGGCCCTCGGCGGCCTGATCCTCGGGCTCCTCGCGCTGTCGTTCCTGGTCGGCACGATCTGGGCACCGCGCACCCAGGGCAAGACCCTCGAGGCGATCGAGGCCGAGCGCTACGGCACCGTCACCACGGTCACCGGGACGGTCCGCACCGCCGACGAGCGCACCGTCCACGACGCCGAGCAGCGTCGCCGCGAACAGGCCGGCCGGTGA